The genomic DNA taattggttaaatattaaattatttaacgAATGCCTATTAGTTACACAACAGTTATTTGGTTATATAAATTTGTAGATCGTTCAGGTTAATATGCCCACATATATTGCTTGAATCACAATTTTGCTTTATATGTGTGAGTGTTGTCTTATAGGTTAGCTAAGTTGTCTGAAGGACAACTGATTGATGGGAGGTTGGAATGTTTGTACCATGGTTGGCAATTTGAAGGAGATGGCAAATGCGTCAAGATACCTCAGGTTTTTCTGTTCACTGATCTTTTTTAAGAGCTGAATAAAAGATTAAGATTCTTTATTCACTtactcgatttttttttttgttaacagcTTCCTGCGAGTGCCAAGATTCCAAAGGTTGCTTGTGTGAAGACCTACGAGGTGAAGGATTCACAGGGAGTTGTGTGGGTTTGGATATCGACGAAGACGCCTCCAGACCCGGAAAAACTTCCTTGGTTTGAGAATTTCGCTAGACCTGGTTTCTATGACATCTCGGGTGTTCACGAGCTACCTTACGATCATTCCATCCTTCTAGAGAATCTTATGGATCCGGCTCATGTCCCTATCTCTCATGACAGAACTGACTTCACTGCTAAAAGAGAAGATGCGCAGCCGCTTGTCTTTGAGGTCACGGAGAGAACTAACCGTGGTTTCGCGGGGACTTGGGGACGGGAGAAAGAAGGCGGTAAAGGGAGTAATTTACTCCGGTTCAGTGCTCCATGTGTTCTGCAGAACAACCGGGAGTTTGAGGGAAAGGACGGGGTGAAGAACTACTTTTCAGGGCTGTTCCTTTGTAGACCTACAGGACAAGGGAAGTCTATGCTTATAGTTAGGTTCGGTGTCACGAAAAGATCGCCTTTGGTTCAGGTGTTACCTCTATGGTTCTGGCATCAGAATGCATGCAAGGTCTTTGAACAGGACATGGGGTTTTTATCGTCACAAAACGAGGTTTTGATGAAGGAGAAAGTACCAACAAAGGAGTTGTATCTTAACCTGAAGTCATCAGACACGTGGGTTGCTGAATATAGAAAGTGGATGGACAAAGTTGGTCATGGGATGCCTTACCATTTCGGGCATAGGACAATCTCTCTCCCTAAGGTCCCTCCTGTGGTGGAACACGCCCCTGCGGGACTCATTGCAGGTCTCTCGGCTTCTTATCCTGCAAAAGGTGGAGTAGGTACTATGCAGGCTCCCAATTTGGCTAACCGCTACTTCAGACATGTGATCCATTGTAGAAGCTGCAGCAAAGTGATCAAATCTTTTGAACTCTGGAAAAATATCCTCTTTGGCACAGCCGTGGCCTTGACGGCTTTGGCCATTCTGGTGGTTAGTAGGCAGTGGAAGGCTGTACTGTTAGGTTCAGCTGCGTTGTGCTCAGCTTCAGCTTATGCTTGCTTAAGAGCTATACAAATGAACACCAATAACTTCATTAGAACACACAGAAGACTATGAAAATGTGTACCGGCATGGCATGTCTCTTCTTCCTACCAATTTGTATTTCTGTAAAATACTATTTTGCTTGTAATCATGAAGTTTATATGTTGCAAAAACTTGAGccatttcttctctttctcttgagCTGCTAATTTACAAGCCAGTGCTTTTCTGACTTCTTCCAATCTTCTTGTCGCTGAATCTGAATTCTTTTGATCATTCCTGTTCCTGTAATCCTGTTCACCATCTCTCCTATGTTTCTTTGCTTGTATATGCTACTAGAGCTTTCATGTGTCTACTGGACCAATATTCTCTCTCATGGTTGGTGTTGATGAGGCTAAACAAGTCTGGCTTCTATTCCTCTTCATGTTTTGCTGCTCAAACAGCTTTGACAAACTTCTTCTCACGTTTCCTTTTGCCAACTCtgctccttttcttcttctttttctgtttcTCAAATTTATCTTTTCCGTTCTTGATATGTTCAAGAGCGTGATCCATCGACAGCTTTGGTAGAACTACTTTTACCAAGATCCGTTGGCCAGAGGCGCCAAGTCCCATCCCTTCACACGGTAACCCATACTTGCCACATCTGATGTGATTTTCTCACTTAGCAAATATAGCTATTTCAGTTTGGACGCCTCTCCGTTGATTGGTTACTTTCTAAAACGCATATGCCTTGAGGAGACTCTTCATCATAATCACTCGAAACAGATTCATCAGAGCTTGAAGCACTACTggcttctttttcttcctccCCCTCTTCATCATTATCAGTCATCTCAATGTGCTCTGACAATGCCATAGCATCAGATCCTGGCTTTGCTGAGATTCCATCTTCTCTGAAAACAACTCTGCCTGCTTATGGGGTCAGAACTAGAACTAACACTGGCTGAGCTGAAGATTCTTTACAATCtcgtaaacaaaacaaactatTTTACCCTGGAAAcagaaaatttatcaaaaaaaaaaggtctgCCTGCTTCTTTCTTATCATCCCATGATTTAATTTAGCCATCCTCTTAtatgttggaactcgtttttgaaAAATGGTGTGGACCATTTTTTGGTCGGTTTTCGATGGAAACGTTTActggaaagaaaataaaagccGGATTTTGGGCAAGATAAAATTGTAACCGAGAAATTACCTAGAATGACTCAAATTATTCCAAAAATTACTAGAATGActcatattaaattataattactagactaaaatctaaaacatgcAAATTTACTTAAAACCCCATCATTCACTTGATTAACCTATATtgtcattaaaatataatttaaaataataaaaatgaaatactAGAAAAAAGAGTTTACcgggtctttttttttttgaatgtgttaaattttattcatcaaaaaagccTTATTACATCAAGTGTTTACTGTTTTACTTttgcaacaagaagaagaaaaagcaaaccaaaaacaaacatCAAACCCTTCAAACAAGCTACTACAAACACCAACTTTCCCTTTCAAATTTGACCAAAGCTATGTGATTCTCCTCCTTAAAACCCCATTagagaaaacccattgggacaaaactctaatggAGAAAAAGAGCAAAACATCACACAGCAAAGGAATAGAATTCTACTACTTCATCCACAACTTCAAACACTTCCAACTTCAAAGGACCTACACTCTGGTAccaaaccaaaaagaaagaacatCCGCCATTTTACCACTCTTCTCCATTCTAACCAAGCTAAGCTTATTCCTTATCATCTTGTCAACAAGCTTTAACAAAATCACAATGGCCGTAAGCTTCTCTCCATGCTTCACCCTATTTCTTTCTCTCCATATCGCATAAACAGCAGCTTGGAATGAGTAACGAACACAGAAGGTGCTCTTCCTGCCCCTTGAGTTATCTGTTAACAGAGCAATAATAGTGGCCCAGTCCTTAGAGAAATCACTACGAAGAATACCCAGAGTGAGAGATTCCCAAAGCTGAGCAGAGTAGGTACAGTCAAAAAAGAGATGGTTCCTGGTTTCGACTGCATTTTTACAAAGCACACACACAGTATCAGCTCCCagacaccatttggagactctGTCCATAGTAGCAAGCCGATTTAATAACGCAAGCCAAGTTATAAAAGTAAACTTTGGCGTTGCTTTAGAAAACCAAACTCCTTTTGCCCAACCACATTGACTGGATTCTTCTCTAATTAAACTCCAAGTATCATGAGTTGAAAACTTCTCCTTGAAACCCGAATTACCTTTCCACATATCAACATCCTCTGTACTATCAATCAGCTTCAGCTTTATCAATCTCAACTCAGCTTCAATCTCATTAATCACAGTACTTCTATGTT from Raphanus sativus cultivar WK10039 unplaced genomic scaffold, ASM80110v3 Scaffold2791, whole genome shotgun sequence includes the following:
- the LOC108848036 gene encoding protein TIC 55, chloroplastic (The sequence of the model RefSeq protein was modified relative to this genomic sequence to represent the inferred CDS: added 172 bases not found in genome assembly); amino-acid sequence: MLGTPSLYPSISVSIPSGINAHMALPCNHWCAALDQLWPYILRSPCFYLHHDLIFCKVPPTNQIQFNQRTTTTTCTSSNRLRLLLRRSAAAGTAVTDQTEGGEDVLLNPTPEEEKREEVVVAYDWTEEWYPLYLTRDVPDDAPLGLTVFDRQIVLYRDGEGTLRCYEDRCPHRLAKLSEGQLIDGRLECLYHGWQFEGDGKCVKIPQLPASAKIPKVACVKTYEVKDSQGVVWVWISTKTPPDPEKLPWFENFARPGFYDISGVHELPYDHSILLENLMDPAHVPISHDRTDFTAKREDAQPLVFEVTERTNRGFAGTWGREKEGGKGSNLLRFSAPCVLQNNREFEGKDGVKNYFSGLFLCRPTGQGKSMLIVRFGVTKRSPLVQVLPLWFWHQNACKVFEQDMGFLSSQNEVLMKEKVPTKELYLNLKSSDTWVAEYRKWMDKVGHGMPYHFGHRTISLPKVPPVVEHAPAGLIAGLSASYPAKGGVGTMQAPNLANRYFRHVIHCRSCSKVIKSFELWKNILFGTAVALTALAILVVSRQWKAVLLGSAALCSASAYACLRAIQMNTNNFIRTHRRL